The window AGCGGGGAGTTGCGACTCTCACTCCTACGCTCAGCGGCATACTCCGGCCTTCCCGTTTTCGATAGGCCAATCCTGCCCCAGGACCGCTTCTCGCCCAGGATCGACCAGGGAGAACGCCTGTTCACCTTCTGGATCAACGGCGGTTCCAGCACTGAGCGCCGGGAGCGTATCGACAGAGAAGCGCTTTCGCACAACGAAAAACCCTTCACACTGTCATTTTTTCCTTCTGGTAGAGGTACGCCCCACCCACCTGCCGTAAACCTTTCCGACGCGGTCGTGCTGATGTCCGCTTTCAAGAAGGCGGAGCAGTCTGACGACTACATCATTCGCTTGTTCGAGCCCACCGGTCTGGCCCGCAGCACGGTGCTGGAGTTTCCTTCCCTTGGTATGAGCCAAACGATCGATCTGGCAGGATTCGAAATAAGAACCTTACGGATCGATCCCCACAACAGGACTATCCAGGCGTACGATTTGCTGGAACAGAATTGAGTTGTCCAGCAAGTGCAAGTAGACCAAATCTCCGGGTCGATTGTTAGCTGAAACCCTCGTGTCCAGTCTCTTGTCTGTGAGTGCTATAACAGAACTCAACCATGATATTGAAACTTGTTGTGAGGTAATGGAAAGATTGCTGGAAGGCCATCACTGCGATAATCCCGAGCAGCACCAATACACCGCCCGAAACCGATATCGGCAGCAGGCGCGCACCGTGTTAAAACTCTGTCAGTGACTTCGTTGTTGAACCAACCCGTAGGTATAAATTGACCATTCAATAAACTGCAATCCTGGCGGGTGACAGAAGTAGCCAGGACGGGCCCGATAGATGGGACCGCAGGTTTAGCCCTTCGTCGCGCCTGCGGTCAGCCCTGCCACAAACTGGCGTTGCAGGATGAAGAACACGACGACGATGGGAATCGAGAACATGACCGAGCTGGCCATGAGTTCCCCATAGCGAATGCCATATTGACCAATATAATCATTCATGCCCACAGACACAGTCCGCATCTCCCTGGTTTGGGTGAACGCCAGGGCAAACATGAATTCCTGCCAGGTCACGACGACGATCCACACTGCCGTGGCCACGATGCCGGGACGGGCCAGTGGCACGACCACTTTCCAGAATGCCTGGAACCTACTGGCGCCGTCGATCATGGCCGATTCTTCAAGATCAGGGGGAATATTGCCGATGAATCCGAGCAGCATCCAGATGGAAACGGGTAATGTGATGGTAATGTAGGCGATTATCAGGCCAAAGTAGGTGTTGAGCAATCCTGCCTCTCGTACCATCTTGAAGATAGGGATGATGATTGTCGCGACCGGGAACATTTGAGCGAGGATGATGGCGACAAGCAAGAAGCCAAAACCCCTGATTTGAAACCGGCTGAAGCTATAGGCAGCCAACAGCCCGACGCTGATCGAGATAACAATGGTCGCCAAAGAAATGATGGCGCTGTTCAGGAAGTAGCGCCGGAACTCTGGCTGAAAAGCAGTCTTGTAGTTCTCGATGGTCGGGTTATCGGGCCAAAGGCGGGCCGGGATAGCGAACGGTTCGTTGGCAGGCTTGAGCGACACACTGAACATCCAGAAGAAGGGGATGAGAACGATGATCAGGACCAACATCTGCAGCGCTATCAGCACAACCCGTCGCAGGCGCTGCCGGGACCTGGGCTTCATATCCGATCATCTCCGGTCCGCAGCTGGAGAATATAAAGCACGGCAAGACCCGCCAAAAGCAAGACAGCCACGACGCCATAGGCTGCTGCCTCACCAAAACGAAATTCTCCGAATCCGATCTGGAAAATGGTAGTTGGGAAGATATGGGTGCGGTTTATGGGCCCACCCTTGGTTGTCACCCAGATCATGTCAAAATAATTGAAGGTGAAAATGGTCGTTAGCAGCAAATTCAGGAAGATGATATGTACCATGGCCGGAATCGACACGTACCTGAAACGCTGCACGGCATTGGCCCCGTCGATCTGGGCGGCCTCCAACTGCTCTTCATCCACGATCTGAAGGGCGGCGAGATAGATAACGGTCGAGAATGGAAAGCCTTTCCAGACGGCGGCGATGATCACTGCCAACATCGCGGTCGAAGGCTGCGCTAGCCACGGGATGCTCTTATCAACCAAACCCAGACTAATCAGTATGGAGTTGATCAGGCCCAGTTGAGGATCGTACATAAATCGCCATAGAATCGCAGCGACGATGCCGGGGAGCACCCACGGTAAGAGCACCAGGGTCCGCGACAGACCTCGAAACGGCAGATCCTGATTGAACAGAATGGCCACGGCCATACCGATCACGTTCTGGAACAGAACGACTCCGATGGTCCAGAAAAGGGAATTCCTCACGACCTGCCAGAAGCCGCCGTCCTGGAGCATATCCCGGTAATTCTGCAGGCCGATGAATTCAGGCTCCGGGTTGAGAAAAGAGGTCTCATACAGGCTCTCGACGAACGCGAGGATCATTGGGTAATACATGAGCAGGCCGACAAGAATGACCGCCGGCACCAGAAAGGCCAATGCCAGCAGGGCCTCCCGGCCTGAGTATGCGCCGCGGCCCCAATGCCTTCTATCAGATCGTGTGGATTTCGCAGGTTGTGCAGTCATCGTGCTTCGCTATTGAACAGGTCAAACACTATACGTGCACTTGATACGTGCACTTGCGTGCCTCATCGGCAAAAGCGGCAATCAACTTGGGATCGGCGCTGAAGAAATGATCGGAAGGACTGAGTATGAACCCGCCGCCTTCGCCGGCAGCCTCAAAGTTTCGACGAACAGCAGCACGGGTCGCTTCTTCCGAGCAATCCTCGAAATAGTGGTACTGATCGAAACTGCCGATCATACAGACTTTGTCACCGATACGAACTTTCGCCTCCGCCAGACGGACATCACCGCCTATCTCAGGCGGTGTCAGGGTCTCCATAGCGTTGGGATTCATAGCCGCAATGGTTTCGAGAATTGGCATCATGCCGCCACACGTATGGTAGGCTATGCGCTGCCCTGCCTCGTGAGCGGCTTCGATCAGGTCAGCATCGTAGGGAGCGACGAAGTCCTCGAAGATACTGGGAGA of the Chloroflexota bacterium genome contains:
- a CDS encoding sugar ABC transporter permease, coding for MTAQPAKSTRSDRRHWGRGAYSGREALLALAFLVPAVILVGLLMYYPMILAFVESLYETSFLNPEPEFIGLQNYRDMLQDGGFWQVVRNSLFWTIGVVLFQNVIGMAVAILFNQDLPFRGLSRTLVLLPWVLPGIVAAILWRFMYDPQLGLINSILISLGLVDKSIPWLAQPSTAMLAVIIAAVWKGFPFSTVIYLAALQIVDEEQLEAAQIDGANAVQRFRYVSIPAMVHIIFLNLLLTTIFTFNYFDMIWVTTKGGPINRTHIFPTTIFQIGFGEFRFGEAAAYGVVAVLLLAGLAVLYILQLRTGDDRI
- a CDS encoding carbohydrate ABC transporter permease, which gives rise to MKPRSRQRLRRVVLIALQMLVLIIVLIPFFWMFSVSLKPANEPFAIPARLWPDNPTIENYKTAFQPEFRRYFLNSAIISLATIVISISVGLLAAYSFSRFQIRGFGFLLVAIILAQMFPVATIIIPIFKMVREAGLLNTYFGLIIAYITITLPVSIWMLLGFIGNIPPDLEESAMIDGASRFQAFWKVVVPLARPGIVATAVWIVVVTWQEFMFALAFTQTREMRTVSVGMNDYIGQYGIRYGELMASSVMFSIPIVVVFFILQRQFVAGLTAGATKG